The DNA region CGGACGCTGAGCATGAGGATGGGCACCGAGGACCTTTCGCGGATGCGCCGGCACACCTCGAAGCCGTCGGGCGGCGGCATGGACACGTCCAGCACCACGAGGTCCGGGTGGCCCTGCTCGAACGCCTCCAGGGCTTCCACGCCCGAGCTCGCCACGCTCACCTCACACCCCGGCCAGCTCATCCTGATGCCGAAGGTCACGACCTCGGCCATCTCGGGGTCGTCCTCAGCCACGAGCACTCTCGGCAGCATCTAGGGTCCCTCTCCTTTCATCGCTAGGTAGCTGGATACAGAACCGCGCTCCCCCGAGGTAGGAGGGGCCCGCCCACACCTTGCCCCCGTGGAGCTCCACCAAGGCTTTACAGGTAGCAAGACCCAGGCCAGCGCTCCCGTGTCCTCCCCGTGAGTAGAAGCGGTCGAAGACTCTCGAGTAGTCGTGGGCTGGGATCCCCGGCCCGCTGTCCTCCACGCAGAGCTGCGCCTCTCCCCCCATCGTACCCGAGACCCTGATCCTGGTGCCCCTGGGGGTGTGCAGGTTGGAGTTGTGCAGCAGGTTGAGCACGACCTGCTCCAGCCGCCTGGGATCACCTCGAACCGGCATGCTGTGGGGCAGGTCCAGCTCGAGTGTCTGCCCCTTCTGCTCAAGCAAGGGGGCCACGGTCTTGGTGGCATCCTCCACCACCTGCCTCAGGTCGAGCGGCTTGTGCTCCACCTCCAGCACGCCGGCCTCGATCTGGCTGAGGGTGAGCAGGTCGTCTATCATCAGCTCCAGACGGTCCAGGCTGCGCTTGGAGCTGGCCAGGAGGTCGGTCTCGTCCTCGCGCAACCTGTCCTGAGCGCTGGCCTGGAGCATCCCGATACCCGCCCTGGCCGAGGTCAGCGGGGTCCGCAGGTCGTGCGACAAGGAGGAGAGGAACTCGGAGCGCACCCGCTCGAGCTCGGCCCTCTCCCTGGCCTCCAGGAGCTCCCTCTCCTCGAGCCTCAACCGCTGCGTGAGGGCCGAGGCGCCGGCCCCCACCAGCGCCATGATGAGTATCCGGGCCGCGAGCTCCTTGACCGCCAGGTTGCTGGGCATCCATCGGGGCAGCGTGGGGTGTACGGCCGCCACGGTGAGGGCCACGGCCAGGGTGTAGGCCAGGCTCCATCGAGGGGTGAGCGCCGTGGACGCACAGATCACCGCCAGGAAGAAGAGGTCGAATAGGAGGGCGTCGGGCTGCGCCCCCAGGTAGTACACCGCCGTGCTGGCCACCAGGTCGAGCACGGCCAGGGCTGGGTACCCGAGCTGAGGCCGCGCCAGGTCCACCAAGGCGTTGTACGCGCCGAACATCAGCACCAGCTCCCAGCTGTAGAGCCCAAACCGGCCACGGATGGGGCTGGTCACGGTCAGCGCCAGCAGCACGCCCAGAGTGACCCACCGGATCGTGCGCAGCGCCCGCCTGAGGAACGTGCTCGTGCGCGTCTCGTCTCTCGCTCCCGCCGGTCTCGGCATACCCTCCATCCCTCCCCGAGAAGTTTGCCCAGATTATAAGTCAGCCCGTTACGTTCTGTAACCTACGTTCACCAGGATGTTCACGTCGAGCTGTTACCATGCCAGTGTAGCGTTAGCAGATTTCGATCCACGGCCACGCCGAGGCCGTGCGGGAAAGGGAGGGTGAGCGATGGCGGACACCACGGCGGATATCTTGGTGGATAGGCTGGTGCAGTGGGGGGTGCAGGTCGTGTTCGGCCTGCCAGGAGACGGCATCAACGGCCTCATGGAGGCGCTGCGCAAGCGCCAGGACGACATCAAGTTCGTGCAGGTACGGCATGAGGAGAGCGCGGCGTTTGCGGCCTGCGGGTACGCCAAGTTCACCGGCAGGCTGGGGGTGTGCTTGGCAACCTCGGGGCCCGGCGGCATACACCTGCTCAACGGCCTCTACGACGCCAAGCTGGATGGGGCGCCCGTGCTGGCGATCACCGGCCACACCTTCCACGACCTGATAGGCACCCACTACCAGCAGGACGTGGACCTAGACAAGGTCTTCCAGGATGTGGCCGCGTACAACGAGAGGGTGATGGGGCCGACGCACGCCATCAACGTGCTGGACGAGGCGGTCAAGACGGCGCTGGCGCAGCACACGGTGGCTCATATCACCGTGCCCAAGGACATCCAGGACTGGGAGGCGGACGATGCCCACAGGTCGACCGCCAATATCCCGGAGCACAGCGCCGAGCTGTTCGCGGCCGCCCGCGCCCTGCCCTCCGAGGCGGAGCTGCGGGAGGCGGCGGAGGTGATCAACGGCGGCTCCAAGGTGGCGATCTTCGCCGGCAGGGGGAGCGTGGGTGCCCGCCAGGAGCTGTTGGAGCTGGCGGAGAAGGTGGGCGGAGTGATCATCAAGCCGCTCCTGGGCAAGACGTCGGTCCCGGACGACAGCCCCTATACCACGGGGGGCATCGGGCTGCTGGGCACGGCACCCTCGGTGGATGCCGTGCGTGAGTGCGATACCCTCCTGCTGGTGGGGACCAGCTTCCCCTACATGGAGTTCTACCCCAAGCCGGGACAGGCCAGGGCGGTGCAGATCGATATCGACCCCGCCCGCATAGGGCTCAGGTACCCGGTGGAGGTGGGGTTGGTCGGCGACTCCTCCGAGATCCTTCGGCGGCTCTTGCCGATGGTGCAGCCCAAGGAGGACAAGAGCTTCCTGCGGAAGGCTCAGAAGGGCATGGAGGACTGGAGGCGGCTGATGAAGGAGCGTGGTACCCGCGCCGACAAGCCCATGAAGCCCGAGGTGGTCACCCACCACCTCAACAAGTACCTTGCGGACGATGCGATCGTGATATCCGACACGGGCACCGTCACCACCTGGGTGGCGCGCCACATCGACGCCCGGGGCAGCATGCAGTTCTCGGCGTCGGGCATGCTCGCCACCATGGCCAACGGCCTGCCCTATGCCATCGGGGCCGCCACGGCCTTCCCCCATAGGCAGGTGGTGGCGATCGTGGGAGACGGGGGCTTCACGATGCTCATGGGCGACCTGGCGACGGTGGCCAAGTACTCCCTGCCCGTCAAGGTGGTGATCATCAAGAACAACACCCTCGGCCAGATCAAGTGGGAGCAGATAGTGCTGGAGGGCAATCCCGAGTACGGCAACGACCTGCACCCCATTGACTTCGAGCTGTACGCGCGCGCCGTCGGCGTGCCGGCCTACACCCTGGAGGACCCCGGCGACGCTGACGAGCTGCTGCGGCGGGCCATGGCCGAGCCAGGGCCCTGCCTGGTGCAGGCGGTGGTCGACTCCAGCGAGCCCCCGATGCCCGGCAACATCACGCTGGAGCAGGCGGTCCATTTCGCGCGGTCCATGCTCCGGGGGGAGAAGGACAGGGCGGAGATCATCAAGACGATCATCAAGGACAAGGTGCGCGAGGTCATATAGGGGGATCTGCGATGGAGCTTCCGAAGGTCAGGCATTTACCCAGGCTGGTCAAGGTGAGGCAGCTGTTCCCCTCCAACAGGCTCGAGGACCTGGGCTCGGAGGTGCGCGCCAAGCTGGGCGCGCTGCACCTGCAGGACCGCGTGCACGACGGCATGCGGGTGGGCATAACCGTGGGCTCGAGAGGGGCTGGGGGGACGCTGGAAGCGGTGCGGGCGATAGTCGAGGAGTTCCGAGCCCTGGGTGCTGAGCCCTTCCTGATACCCGCTATGGGTAGCCATGGCGGGGCCACTCCGGAGGGGCAGGTGGAGATCCTCAGGCGCCTCGGGATAACGGAGGCGAGCGCCGGCGCCCCCATAGACCCGAGGATGGAAACCGTGGTGCTGGGGGAGGCTCCCAACGGCTACCAGGCGCACTACGCCGTCAGCGCCCATGAGGCGGATGCGGTGATCGTCCTGGGGCGGACGACGGTGCATCCCAACCTGAAGGCTGGCGAGAGGAGCGACGGCGTGGCCAGCGGGCTCCTGAAGATGGTGGGGATAGGTCTCGGGAAGCAGGCGGGCGCGTTCTCGGCCCACCATCATGGCCTGGGGGAGAGCGTCCTGGCGGTCCAGGAAGTAACCCTTTCCAGGTCCAACATCATCGCGGGGGTGTCCATAGTCGAGAACGCCTATCGCGAGTCCGCTCACGTGGAGGTGGTGCCCCCTCCGGAGTTCAAGGCCTGTGACCAGAGGCAGCTCAAGCTGGTGCGGACGCTCCTCGGGCGCATCCCGTTCGAGGAGCTGGACCTGCTGGTGTGCAGCCAGATGGGCAAGGACGTCGCCGGCTCGGGGCTTGACCCCAACGTCATAGGCTTCTGGCGCATAGAGGGAGGTCCCAGGGTACCCAACTTCAGACGGATAGTGAGCCTGGACCTCACGGACGCCAGCCTCGGCAACGCCATAGGCCTCGGGCTGAACGACTTCGTGCCCCGCCGCCTGGTGGAGAAGATGGACGCCCACAACACCTGGATGAACCTGCTGACGGGCGCCAACAAGGACGGCAGCACGCTGGAGGGTTACACGCCCATAGTCGCCGAGAGCGACCGGGAGGCGATAGAGCTAGCACTGGCCTCGGTGATGCCGTGCGACGCCCCAAGGGTGTGCCACGTGAGGGATACTAGCCGGCTCTACGAGATGCTCATATCCGAGGCCCTGCTGCCCGAGGCTTACCAGCTCGCGAGCGTGGAGGTGGTGGGGGAGCCGCAGCCCTACCGGTTTGACGAACAGGGCCGCTTCATCTGGCCCGAGTGAGGAGGTCTCGATGGATAGCGAACGGCTTGCCCGGGCGGTGGACCTGATGACCCGCCTGAGGTACGATGCCCTCTTGTGCCGGGTGCCGGAGCACGTCTTCATGCTCACCGGCTACCTCCCGGTGATGGGCAACTCCTTCTGCCTGGTGAGGCTTGACCCCGGCGGCAGGCTGCAGGTGCTGCTGGCCGTGCCGGAGGACGAGCGCGACCTCGTCCCGCCGGGTGCCGCCGACGACGTGCGTACCTTCAGCGAGGAGACGGGGGCCCAGATCCAGGACACGCTGCAGGCGGTGAGGGAGTGCTTGCAAGTGCTGCTGATCTCGGCGGCCCTGGGTCCAAGGTGCGTGATAGGCTACGAAGGGGGGCAACATCCCATCACCGCCCCCTACACCCAGGTGGGATTCCCTGGGAAGGCGACCGTGGACCTACTGAGGCAGCTGCGCCCGGAGGCGGAGCTGGTGGATGCCACGCCCTTGCTCGACAGGCTGGCGGCCTTCCGGACGCAAGCTGAGCTGGGGCTCATGCGGCAGGCGACGACGCTGGCCATCTTGGGGTTCGACGCCGCGCGCTCCGCGATAGTGCCCGACGCCACCGAGGCCGATGTGGAGGCGCAGTCCACAGCGGCGATCATCGCCGCCGGTCGCAGGGACTACCCGGACAAGCATATAGCGGCCCACGTGCACGTGATGTCGGGGGAGCGCTCCGCGCGGGCCTACAGGGCCTACAACACGACCTCCGATCGCATGCTCCAGCGGGGCGATCCCGTGCTGGTGCAGATGGAGGTGTGCGTTGGGGGGTGTTGGGCGGAGCTCACGCGCACCTTCTTCGTGGGCGAGATATCCAGGCAGTGGGAAGTCGTGCTCGGCGCCTGCATGCGGGCCCAACGGGAGGCCCTGTACAAGATACGTCCGGGAGCAAGCGGGAGCAAGGTGGATGCCGAGGCCCGCAAGGTCATGCGCGATGCGGGCCTGGGAGAGGCTTTCCGGCATGGCCTGGGACACGGAGTGGGCCTGCAGGCCATCAACCACGGGGCGCAGCCCCGCCTGCACCCGGCCTCCGGAGATGTGCTGCATCCCGGCATGACCCACAACGTTGAGCCGGCGGCCTACCTCGATGGCCAAGGGGGGCTGCGCCTGAACGATAACGTCCTGGTCATACCCACGGGCTGCCAGCTGCTCTCCCAGGGGCTGCCGAGGGCGGTCGATTGGCTGGTGGCGGGATAGAACCAAGGTGTGAAAGGAGAATGTGTATGTCGCTGTCACTCGAGGAGATGAGGTCCCTGAGCGATGAGATAGCCTCACGCATCAGCGGCGAGGTGCGGTTCGACGCGGGCAGCCGAGCGCTGTACGCTACCGACGCCTCCAACTACAGGCAGGTGCCCATCGGGGTGGTCCTGCCCCGCACGGCGGAGGACGTCGTTGAGACGGTGGCCGCGTGCCGTCGGTACGGCGTACCCATCCTGTCCAGGGGGGGAGGCACCAGCCTGGCGGGACAATGCTGCAACGTCGCGGTGGTCATGGACATGTCCAAGCACTACAACCGGCTGCTGGAGCTGAACCCGGATGAGAGGTACGCCGTCGTCGAGCCCGGCATAGTCCTGGATGAGCTGCGCAACGCGGCCGAGAGGTACCACCTCACCTTTGGCCCCGACCCCGCCACCCACGATCACTGCACACTAGGGGGGATGCTCGGCAACAACTCCTGCGGGGTGCACTCGGTGATGGCCGGCAAGACCGATGATAACGTGGAGGCGCTGGAGGTCCTGACCTACGATGGCCTGCGCATGTGGGTCGGCCCCATCAGCGAGGCCGAGCTGGAGCAGATCATCCGCGAGGGGGGCAGGCGGGGGGAGATCTACGCCGGGCTGAAGGCGCTGAGGGACAAGTACGCCCAGCTGATCCGCGAGAAGTTCCCCGATATCCCCCGCAGGGTGTCGGGCTACAATCTGGTCCACCTGCTGCCCCAGAACGGCTTCAACGTGGCTAAGGCACTGGTGGGCAGCGAGAGCACCTGCGTGACCATCCTGAGGGCCAAGCTCCGGCTGGTCGACAGCCCACCCGCGCGCACCCTCGTCGTGCTCGGCTTCGAGGACGTGTTCGTTGCCGCCGACCACGTGCCCGATGTGATGGAGCACGGGCCCATAGCCCTCGAGGGGCTGGACGAGAAGCTCATCGACTACTCGCTGATGCAGGGCCTGCACCCGGATAGCATCAAGCTGCTGCCCGAAGGCCACGGCTGGCTGCTCGTGGAGTTCGGGGGGCGGGACAAGCGCGAGGCGGACGACAGGGCCAGGGAGATGGTGTCGGCCCTCGGCAAGCTCGACCGGCCCCCCAGCATGAAGCTGTTCGACGACCCGCGGGAGGAGCGCCAGATGTGGCTGGTGCGCGAGGCGGGCCTGGGGGCCACCACGTTCATCCCGGGCACGACGCGCATGGAGTGGCCTGGATGGGAGGACTCAGCGGTGGCTCCGGACAGGCTCGGGGACTACCTGCGGGACTTCAGGAAGCTGCTGGACAAGTACGGCTACAACGGCTCGCTGTACGGCCACTTTGGACAAGGATGCCTCCACACCAGCACGGACTTCGATCTGGAGTCCGCCGATGGCGTCAGGAAGTTCCGGGAGTTCATCTACGAGGCCGCCGACCTGGTCGTGGGCTACGGAGGATCGCTCTCAGGGGAGCACGGCGACGGGCAGGCGAGGGGCGAGCTCCTCGAGAAGATGTTCGGCAAGGAGCTCGTGGGCGCCTTCCAGGAGTTCAAGGCCCTGTGGGACCCGGAGGGCAAGATGAACCCCGGCAAGGTGGTCAACCCCTATAGGCTGGACGAGAACCTCCGGCTGGGGCCCACCTACGACCCCCCGCCCGTGCGGACGCACTTCGCCTTTATAAGCGACGACGGCGATTTCTCCAAGGCGGCGCTGCGGTGCGTGGGGGTGGGCAAGTGCCGGCGTCACGGCAGCCAGGACCCCGACGACGACACCATGTGCCCTAGCTACATGGTGACCCGGGAGGAGATGCACGCCACCAGGGGGAGAGCTCGGCTGCTGTTCGAGATGCTGCAGGGTAACCCCCTATCGGAGGGCTGGCGCAGCGAGGCCGTGCGCGAGGCCCTGGACCTGTGCCTGGCATGCAAGGGCTGCAAGGCGGATTGCCCGGTGAGCGTGGACATGGCAACCTACAAGGCGGAGTTCCTGTCGCACTACTACGAGGGCCGTCTGAGGCCGCGGGCCGCCTACTCCATGGGCCTGATCTACTGGTGGGCTCGGCTGGCCTCGCATGTCCCCTCGGTGGCCAACCTCCTCACACAGACGCCCATCTTACGGAGTATGGCCAAGCTTGCGGCCGGAATAGCTCCCCAAAGGCGTATACCGGCGTTCGCCCCTCAGACCTTTAAGGACTGGTTCTTCTCACGGTATGCGGAGAGCAAGGGGCGTAAGGGCAAGGTCATACTGTGGGCTGACACCTTCAACAACTACTTCCTGCCGGAGACGGCCAGGGCGGCGGTGCGCGTGCTGGAAGCCGCCGGGTTTGAGGTGGAGGTGCCGCGGGCGTCGCTCTGCTGCGGGCGCCCCCTGTACGACTGGGGCATGCTGGACCTGGCCAAGAGGCAGCTGCGGCAGATACTGCAGGTGCTGGAGGAGGAGATCCAACGAGGGACGCCGGTGGTGGTGCTCGAGCCCAGCTGCGCGTCCGTCTTCCGAGATGAGCTGGTCAACCTCTTCCCCAGGGATAAGGACGCGCAGCGGCTAAGCCAGCAGACTTACCTGCTGAGCGAGTTCCTCCAGCGGAAGGCTCCCGATTGGGAGATGCCCACGCTGGAGCGCAAGGCCCTGGTGCACGGACACTGTCACCACAAGGCGATCATGGGCATGGGCGACGAGCGGGCGGTGCTCGAGAGTTTGGGACTGGACTTCGAGGTGCTGCCGTCGGGGTGCTGTGGCATGGCCGGCGCCTTCGGGTTCGAGCCTGGTGAACACTATGAGGTATCGATCCGTGCCGGGGAGCGGGTGCTGCTGCCGGCCGTACGGAGCGCCGAGCCCTCGACCGTGGTGATCGCCGATGGCTTCAGCTGTCGGGAGCAGATAGCCCAGATGACCCACAGGCGGGCCATGCACCTGGCACAGGTGATAGACCTGGCGCTTCGCTCTCAGCCCACTCCCAGGGACAGCTCGTTCCCCGAGAGGCTGTATGAGGAGGGCACGACCAGCACCCTGGGAGGATTGCTCAGGGTCGGCGGCGCGCTCGCGGGGTTGGCGGCAGCGGTGGCCGCCTCCAGAGGCCTGTGCAGGAGAAGCTGAAACCTACCCGTCAATACGCCCGTGGGTTGGCCTCCGTGCTCATGGGAGGCCGACCCACCCGC from Thermobaculum terrenum ATCC BAA-798 includes:
- a CDS encoding M24 family metallopeptidase, which gives rise to MDSERLARAVDLMTRLRYDALLCRVPEHVFMLTGYLPVMGNSFCLVRLDPGGRLQVLLAVPEDERDLVPPGAADDVRTFSEETGAQIQDTLQAVRECLQVLLISAALGPRCVIGYEGGQHPITAPYTQVGFPGKATVDLLRQLRPEAELVDATPLLDRLAAFRTQAELGLMRQATTLAILGFDAARSAIVPDATEADVEAQSTAAIIAAGRRDYPDKHIAAHVHVMSGERSARAYRAYNTTSDRMLQRGDPVLVQMEVCVGGCWAELTRTFFVGEISRQWEVVLGACMRAQREALYKIRPGASGSKVDAEARKVMRDAGLGEAFRHGLGHGVGLQAINHGAQPRLHPASGDVLHPGMTHNVEPAAYLDGQGGLRLNDNVLVIPTGCQLLSQGLPRAVDWLVAG
- a CDS encoding thiamine pyrophosphate-dependent enzyme — its product is MADTTADILVDRLVQWGVQVVFGLPGDGINGLMEALRKRQDDIKFVQVRHEESAAFAACGYAKFTGRLGVCLATSGPGGIHLLNGLYDAKLDGAPVLAITGHTFHDLIGTHYQQDVDLDKVFQDVAAYNERVMGPTHAINVLDEAVKTALAQHTVAHITVPKDIQDWEADDAHRSTANIPEHSAELFAAARALPSEAELREAAEVINGGSKVAIFAGRGSVGARQELLELAEKVGGVIIKPLLGKTSVPDDSPYTTGGIGLLGTAPSVDAVRECDTLLLVGTSFPYMEFYPKPGQARAVQIDIDPARIGLRYPVEVGLVGDSSEILRRLLPMVQPKEDKSFLRKAQKGMEDWRRLMKERGTRADKPMKPEVVTHHLNKYLADDAIVISDTGTVTTWVARHIDARGSMQFSASGMLATMANGLPYAIGAATAFPHRQVVAIVGDGGFTMLMGDLATVAKYSLPVKVVIIKNNTLGQIKWEQIVLEGNPEYGNDLHPIDFELYARAVGVPAYTLEDPGDADELLRRAMAEPGPCLVQAVVDSSEPPMPGNITLEQAVHFARSMLRGEKDRAEIIKTIIKDKVREVI
- a CDS encoding sensor histidine kinase; the encoded protein is MPRPAGARDETRTSTFLRRALRTIRWVTLGVLLALTVTSPIRGRFGLYSWELVLMFGAYNALVDLARPQLGYPALAVLDLVASTAVYYLGAQPDALLFDLFFLAVICASTALTPRWSLAYTLAVALTVAAVHPTLPRWMPSNLAVKELAARILIMALVGAGASALTQRLRLEERELLEARERAELERVRSEFLSSLSHDLRTPLTSARAGIGMLQASAQDRLREDETDLLASSKRSLDRLELMIDDLLTLSQIEAGVLEVEHKPLDLRQVVEDATKTVAPLLEQKGQTLELDLPHSMPVRGDPRRLEQVVLNLLHNSNLHTPRGTRIRVSGTMGGEAQLCVEDSGPGIPAHDYSRVFDRFYSRGGHGSAGLGLATCKALVELHGGKVWAGPSYLGGARFCIQLPSDERRGTLDAAESARG
- a CDS encoding FAD-binding and (Fe-S)-binding domain-containing protein gives rise to the protein MSLSLEEMRSLSDEIASRISGEVRFDAGSRALYATDASNYRQVPIGVVLPRTAEDVVETVAACRRYGVPILSRGGGTSLAGQCCNVAVVMDMSKHYNRLLELNPDERYAVVEPGIVLDELRNAAERYHLTFGPDPATHDHCTLGGMLGNNSCGVHSVMAGKTDDNVEALEVLTYDGLRMWVGPISEAELEQIIREGGRRGEIYAGLKALRDKYAQLIREKFPDIPRRVSGYNLVHLLPQNGFNVAKALVGSESTCVTILRAKLRLVDSPPARTLVVLGFEDVFVAADHVPDVMEHGPIALEGLDEKLIDYSLMQGLHPDSIKLLPEGHGWLLVEFGGRDKREADDRAREMVSALGKLDRPPSMKLFDDPREERQMWLVREAGLGATTFIPGTTRMEWPGWEDSAVAPDRLGDYLRDFRKLLDKYGYNGSLYGHFGQGCLHTSTDFDLESADGVRKFREFIYEAADLVVGYGGSLSGEHGDGQARGELLEKMFGKELVGAFQEFKALWDPEGKMNPGKVVNPYRLDENLRLGPTYDPPPVRTHFAFISDDGDFSKAALRCVGVGKCRRHGSQDPDDDTMCPSYMVTREEMHATRGRARLLFEMLQGNPLSEGWRSEAVREALDLCLACKGCKADCPVSVDMATYKAEFLSHYYEGRLRPRAAYSMGLIYWWARLASHVPSVANLLTQTPILRSMAKLAAGIAPQRRIPAFAPQTFKDWFFSRYAESKGRKGKVILWADTFNNYFLPETARAAVRVLEAAGFEVEVPRASLCCGRPLYDWGMLDLAKRQLRQILQVLEEEIQRGTPVVVLEPSCASVFRDELVNLFPRDKDAQRLSQQTYLLSEFLQRKAPDWEMPTLERKALVHGHCHHKAIMGMGDERAVLESLGLDFEVLPSGCCGMAGAFGFEPGEHYEVSIRAGERVLLPAVRSAEPSTVVIADGFSCREQIAQMTHRRAMHLAQVIDLALRSQPTPRDSSFPERLYEEGTTSTLGGLLRVGGALAGLAAAVAASRGLCRRS